A window from Myxococcus virescens encodes these proteins:
- a CDS encoding AI-2E family transporter — MATLDPPAASWLTRCALFSGKLLVVAAAVVALVLLLARLYLIVLPTVAALLLATLLYPPVRWLSAHRVPRALATVLALLVLLLVGAAGLLVLVPRIVQQVGSAGSNVKEGMEGLIVWMTQELPVSREQIDGLFEKALDFLKSNLGRITTGVLAGANFAAQAVAGALLTLTLLFFFVKDTERLGGWVLARVSPSRRDTVRAVGLRAWGTLSGYLRGVVIVALVDAVGIGAGLAIIGVPLVFPLAALTFVGGFFPVIGATLAGAVAVLVALVTNGPIDALLTLAVVLGVQQLESNVLEPVVMGRAVPLHPVVILLSITAGGVLFGVAGAFLSVPVAAVLSAAGNELRLRSEARVLEKPSTIAPP; from the coding sequence ATGGCCACCCTGGACCCTCCCGCTGCTTCCTGGCTCACGCGCTGCGCGCTGTTCAGCGGCAAGCTGCTCGTGGTCGCGGCCGCAGTGGTGGCGCTCGTGCTGCTGTTGGCGCGGCTCTACCTCATCGTCCTGCCGACCGTGGCGGCGCTGCTGCTGGCGACGTTGCTGTACCCGCCTGTCCGGTGGTTGTCCGCCCACCGGGTGCCTCGGGCGCTCGCGACGGTGCTGGCGCTGCTGGTGCTGCTCCTGGTGGGGGCGGCCGGGCTGCTCGTGCTTGTGCCCCGTATCGTCCAGCAGGTGGGCTCTGCGGGCTCGAACGTGAAGGAGGGAATGGAGGGCCTCATCGTTTGGATGACGCAGGAACTCCCCGTGTCCCGGGAGCAGATCGACGGCCTGTTCGAGAAGGCGCTCGACTTCTTGAAGTCGAACCTGGGGCGCATCACCACGGGCGTCCTCGCGGGCGCCAACTTCGCGGCGCAGGCGGTGGCGGGTGCGCTGCTGACGCTGACGCTGCTGTTCTTCTTCGTGAAGGACACCGAGCGGCTCGGGGGCTGGGTGCTGGCCCGGGTCTCTCCGTCGCGGCGTGACACCGTGCGCGCCGTGGGCCTGCGCGCCTGGGGAACACTCAGCGGCTACCTGCGCGGTGTCGTCATCGTCGCGCTGGTGGACGCGGTGGGCATTGGCGCGGGCCTGGCCATCATCGGCGTGCCGCTCGTGTTTCCGCTGGCGGCGCTTACCTTCGTGGGCGGGTTCTTTCCCGTCATTGGCGCCACCCTGGCGGGCGCTGTCGCGGTGCTGGTCGCACTCGTCACCAATGGGCCCATCGACGCGCTCCTGACATTGGCCGTGGTGCTGGGCGTGCAACAACTGGAGAGCAACGTCCTGGAGCCCGTGGTGATGGGGCGCGCGGTGCCGCTGCACCCGGTGGTCATCCTGCTGTCCATCACCGCCGGGGGCGTGCTCTTCGGCGTGGCCGGCGCATTTCTCTCCGTACCCGTCGCCGCGGTCCTTTCCGCCGCAGGCAACGAGCTGCGCCTGCGAAGCGAGGCGCGCGTCCTGGAGAAGCCTTCGACGATTGCGCCGCCGTGA
- a CDS encoding serine/threonine protein kinase: MRLESNTSSPGPLVLSPQALPTGTRVERWRVERRIGGGGNGTVYEVRSRPEGRSYALKLAHAPGDPRFQREARTLHLLRHPGVVRLQAAGTWRAGASDYPYLVMEHVRGSTLYDWSRARNPTARHVAGLLAQAAWALDAAHRRQVLHRDFKGENLRVEEHGRLVVLDWGAGWHPRAAPITSAARLPPGTGPYRSPQAILWSMKAPRQTARSEHYPYTVADELYAVGVTFHRLVVEQYPPLVLDKAHSPVTSATLRALNPRVPEPLARWIEGLLAFTPEARPHSAGSLAREAQQAQAHAGPDWDVPLFDWYEGPSTATRTTRDEDTWGLVAPGEEAALLHTRALRAARVQHHRMGRWLRRRVFSEVHTQPRTEPASPPEPRHESRWVRVAGALMWVACMAWGLTLAGPPHAAPTPSHPVQQLARTGGPADTGSPATALPFSTAEPPWPGDAMSTTEPHARCVPRLHRYLLAAFTAISLNACAGTQVRPEPARCPAEALESMRQLGLDLRSRGHIQLDIQQPDDSYQTNYSIVVSDGPITSRLDGPIDRLPANTLLYGRIWTGGEKIQGRYTRARTPDGSEYPVCFILGNETGMSKYRGSRPGHTRAHPWSNAQVVDRFP; the protein is encoded by the coding sequence ATGCGACTGGAGTCGAACACATCTTCCCCAGGCCCCCTCGTGCTGTCTCCACAGGCATTGCCTACCGGCACTCGCGTGGAGCGCTGGCGCGTGGAGCGCCGCATCGGAGGCGGCGGCAACGGCACGGTGTATGAAGTGCGCTCGCGCCCCGAAGGCCGCAGCTATGCGCTCAAGCTGGCTCATGCCCCCGGCGACCCCCGCTTCCAGCGCGAGGCACGGACGCTTCACCTGCTTCGTCACCCTGGCGTGGTGCGGCTGCAAGCGGCGGGAACCTGGCGCGCCGGGGCCTCCGACTATCCCTACCTCGTGATGGAGCACGTGCGGGGCAGCACGCTGTATGACTGGTCTCGGGCGCGCAATCCGACGGCACGGCACGTCGCCGGTCTGTTGGCGCAGGCCGCGTGGGCCTTGGATGCCGCGCATCGCAGACAGGTGCTTCACCGCGACTTCAAGGGGGAGAACCTTCGCGTCGAGGAACACGGAAGGCTGGTGGTGCTGGACTGGGGCGCGGGCTGGCATCCCCGTGCCGCCCCCATCACCTCCGCCGCGCGGCTGCCGCCCGGAACCGGGCCCTATCGCAGCCCCCAGGCCATCCTCTGGAGCATGAAGGCGCCACGGCAGACCGCCCGCTCCGAGCACTACCCCTACACGGTGGCGGACGAACTGTACGCGGTGGGCGTCACCTTTCACCGGTTGGTGGTAGAGCAGTATCCGCCGCTCGTCCTGGACAAGGCGCACTCCCCAGTGACCTCCGCCACCTTGAGAGCCCTCAACCCCCGTGTGCCCGAGCCGCTCGCACGCTGGATTGAGGGACTGCTCGCGTTCACCCCCGAAGCCCGGCCGCACAGCGCGGGGAGCCTCGCCCGGGAGGCCCAACAGGCTCAGGCGCACGCAGGACCGGACTGGGACGTCCCGCTGTTCGATTGGTACGAGGGGCCCTCCACGGCGACACGCACGACACGCGACGAGGACACCTGGGGCCTCGTGGCACCAGGAGAAGAAGCAGCCCTGCTCCATACGAGGGCCCTACGCGCGGCCCGGGTTCAGCACCATCGAATGGGCCGCTGGCTGCGGCGCCGGGTGTTCTCGGAGGTCCACACGCAACCTCGCACGGAGCCAGCGAGCCCGCCGGAGCCGAGGCACGAGAGCCGGTGGGTGCGAGTCGCTGGAGCCCTGATGTGGGTTGCGTGCATGGCCTGGGGACTGACGCTCGCGGGCCCGCCTCATGCCGCCCCCACTCCGTCTCATCCCGTTCAGCAACTGGCGCGGACCGGAGGACCAGCAGACACTGGCTCGCCCGCCACGGCCCTTCCGTTTTCCACCGCCGAGCCGCCATGGCCGGGAGATGCCATGTCCACGACCGAGCCCCACGCGCGCTGTGTCCCCCGACTCCATCGTTACCTGCTGGCAGCATTTACAGCGATCAGTCTCAATGCCTGCGCAGGCACGCAGGTCCGGCCCGAGCCCGCGCGCTGCCCTGCCGAAGCCCTGGAGTCCATGCGTCAACTCGGGCTCGACCTGAGGTCCCGCGGGCACATCCAGCTCGACATCCAGCAGCCGGACGACTCGTACCAGACGAACTACAGCATCGTCGTCAGCGACGGCCCCATCACCAGCCGGCTCGATGGGCCCATCGATCGCCTCCCAGCCAACACGCTCTTGTACGGGCGCATCTGGACCGGTGGCGAGAAAATCCAGGGCCGCTACACACGCGCGCGGACGCCAGACGGCAGCGAGTACCCGGTGTGCTTCATCCTGGGCAACGAGACAGGCATGTCCAAGTACCGGGGCTCACGGCCCGGCCATACCCGCGCGCATCCGTGGTCCAATGCCCAGGTGGTGGACCGCTTCCCCTGA
- a CDS encoding DUF2381 family protein, producing MFPPGSLVMTAVVLLLGTAALAQTPNTKRWRRIERAMVLSAGAGEPVQRLRLAPGVVTTVLLDSDAVLEGELPEALRGLFTRLDVTGTHLLLQPVVAMPAQGVPPLVLRFTDAAAPQRLVLELTTEANVVDSVIDVRRHPATVTQLEAELVALRERNALLEARLATARRQVPHPGLADAILSGAIGITGVLGTWMDTPASEAELKVRQIDSYRSGSWVALAVNLENPPGEAPWQPGIARLTSLDSNGRPTGEPMELPLLLQEPRLLPGQSAVAVVQWLAPTRPPPAYALELWDTDRRRGARWTRLKP from the coding sequence GGCACAGCGGCGTTGGCCCAGACGCCGAACACGAAACGCTGGCGGCGTATCGAGCGGGCCATGGTCCTGAGCGCGGGCGCAGGCGAGCCCGTCCAGCGGCTCCGGCTGGCGCCCGGCGTCGTGACGACGGTGCTGCTCGACTCGGACGCCGTGCTGGAAGGAGAGCTGCCCGAGGCCCTGCGAGGGCTGTTCACCCGGCTGGACGTCACGGGGACACATTTGCTGCTCCAGCCCGTCGTCGCCATGCCTGCCCAGGGCGTTCCGCCGTTGGTGCTTCGCTTCACGGACGCAGCCGCGCCACAACGGCTCGTCCTGGAGCTGACGACCGAGGCCAACGTGGTGGACTCGGTCATCGATGTCCGGCGCCACCCCGCTACCGTGACGCAACTGGAAGCCGAGCTGGTGGCACTGCGTGAGCGCAACGCACTGCTGGAAGCCCGGCTGGCCACGGCGCGCCGACAGGTGCCACACCCGGGCCTCGCGGACGCCATTCTCTCTGGCGCCATCGGCATCACGGGAGTTCTCGGCACGTGGATGGATACGCCAGCCAGCGAGGCGGAGCTCAAGGTCCGCCAGATTGATAGCTATCGCTCCGGCTCGTGGGTAGCGCTCGCTGTGAATCTGGAGAACCCGCCGGGCGAGGCGCCCTGGCAACCGGGCATTGCGCGGCTGACCTCGCTGGACTCGAACGGGCGTCCAACAGGCGAGCCGATGGAGCTGCCCCTGTTGCTGCAGGAGCCGCGTCTGTTGCCTGGCCAGAGCGCGGTCGCCGTCGTGCAGTGGCTCGCCCCCACGCGCCCGCCCCCCGCCTACGCACTGGAACTTTGGGACACGGACCGGCGCCGCGGCGCGCGATGGACGCGACTGAAACCGTAG